From the Vanessa cardui chromosome 18, ilVanCard2.1, whole genome shotgun sequence genome, one window contains:
- the LOC124537680 gene encoding uncharacterized protein LOC124537680, with protein MPLSGCSNGLLVTALVTLLLLPAQYYVPDLYLGSKETSPEPKSLLVHAANVTQTWLPLDLPPLDLFLTVSLILLAMITYGCDWIQRKLMERRIIKLNQCLQDCVERLRTWDSRQEQLEATLRMVQNATSEYNLLLYLLLRHHRLGPVTRKPPSHCIFDKELNDLNFITNPVDVYPQDTL; from the exons ATGCCGTTAAGCGGGTGTTCAAATGGATTGCTGGTGACGGCGCTGGTGACACTGTTGTTATTGCCAGCTCAGTATTATGTGCCGGACTTGTATTTGGGCTCGAAGGAAACGTCGCCCGAGCCGAAATCATTGCTTGTGCACGCAGCGAATGTCACACAAACGTGGTTGCCTCTCGATCTGCCTCCTCTGGACTTATTCCTCACGGTGTCGTTAATATTATTGGCAATGATCACTTACGGTTGTGACTGGATACAAAGAAAGCTAATGGAAAGGCGAATAATTAAG TTAAACCAATGCTTGCAAGATTGTGTGGAACGGCTACGTACTTGGGACTCGCGTCAGGAACAGCTCGAGGCTACCCTGCGCATGGTTCAGAACGCCACGTCGGAGTACAACTTGCTACTGTACTTGCTGTTGCGTCACCACCGCCTCGGCCCCGTGACCAGAAAACCTCCTTCGCACTGTATTTTTGACAAGGAGCTCAATGaccttaattttattacgaacCCTGTTGATGTCTACCCACAAGATACTTTATAG